A genome region from Pseudomonas anguilliseptica includes the following:
- the lepB gene encoding signal peptidase I has protein sequence MSINFPLLLVIAVAVCGALALFDLIFLAPRRRAAISTYHGQVSEPDEAVMERLNKEPLLVEYGKSFFPVLAIVLVLRSFLVEPFQIPSGSMKPTLEVGDFILVNKFAYGIRLPVLDTKVIEVGDPQRGDVMVFRYPSDPNINYIKRVVGLAGDRIAYSSDKRLTINGESVAQQLIGDEPGSLGSATLYSEKLGEVEHQIRKEMQRYRVEPGREWVVPQGHYFMMGDNRDNSNDSRYWNDPAIPKPLLGMVPDQNIVGKAFAIWMSWPDPKSRNLPNFSRVGLIH, from the coding sequence ATGTCGATCAATTTCCCGCTGTTACTGGTTATCGCCGTCGCCGTTTGTGGCGCGCTGGCGTTATTCGACCTGATCTTTCTGGCCCCGCGCCGGCGAGCCGCTATCAGCACCTACCACGGTCAGGTCAGCGAGCCTGATGAGGCGGTGATGGAACGCTTGAACAAAGAGCCTTTGCTGGTGGAGTACGGTAAGTCGTTCTTCCCGGTACTGGCCATCGTGCTGGTACTGCGCTCGTTTCTTGTCGAACCCTTCCAGATCCCATCCGGCTCGATGAAGCCGACCCTGGAAGTGGGCGATTTTATTCTGGTCAACAAGTTTGCCTATGGCATCCGCCTACCGGTGCTGGACACCAAGGTGATTGAGGTAGGCGACCCGCAACGTGGCGATGTGATGGTGTTTCGTTATCCAAGCGATCCTAATATCAACTACATCAAACGCGTGGTCGGCCTAGCCGGTGACCGCATTGCCTACAGCAGCGACAAGCGTCTGACTATCAATGGTGAGTCTGTAGCGCAGCAGTTGATTGGTGATGAGCCGGGTAGCTTGGGCAGTGCGACGCTGTATAGCGAGAAACTGGGTGAGGTAGAGCACCAGATCCGTAAGGAAATGCAGCGCTATCGGGTTGAGCCGGGCCGCGAGTGGGTAGTGCCGCAAGGGCATTATTTTATGATGGGCGACAACCGCGACAACTCCAATGACAGCCGTTACTGGAATGATCCGGCCATCCCCAAGCCGCTGCTGGGCATGGTGCCGGACCAGAATATCGTAGGCAAAGCTTTTGCCATCTGGATGAGCTGGCCGGACCCCAAGTCGCGCAACCTGCCGAATTTCTCCCGCGTAGGTCTGATTCACTGA
- the recO gene encoding DNA repair protein RecO → MLAPSQPAYVLHTRAYRESSALVDFLTPQGRLRAVLRGARGKAGSLARPFIPLEAAFRGRGELKNVGRLDPAGIPNLLVGEALFSGLYLNELLIRLLPAEDPHPTVFEHYAMTVLALAEGRALEPLLRSFEWRLLDELGYGFALDLDSEGQPIAPAGLYRLHTETGLVPIGQLQPGAFQGAELLAMADADWTAPGALAAAKRLMRQALAPHLGGRPLVSRELFMTLKEPSRD, encoded by the coding sequence ATGCTTGCCCCTAGTCAGCCCGCCTATGTCCTGCACACTCGTGCCTACCGCGAAAGTAGTGCGCTGGTGGACTTTCTCACTCCGCAGGGTCGTCTGCGTGCAGTATTACGCGGCGCGCGCGGCAAGGCCGGCAGCCTGGCACGGCCGTTTATCCCGCTGGAGGCCGCGTTTCGCGGACGTGGCGAGCTGAAGAATGTTGGCCGTCTCGATCCCGCCGGTATCCCCAATCTGCTGGTGGGCGAGGCGCTGTTTAGCGGTCTGTACCTCAATGAACTGCTGATTCGCCTGCTGCCTGCTGAAGATCCCCATCCCACTGTTTTTGAGCATTACGCCATGACTGTGCTGGCCCTGGCTGAAGGCCGTGCCTTGGAGCCTTTATTGCGCTCTTTTGAATGGCGTCTGCTCGATGAGCTGGGCTATGGTTTCGCCCTGGATCTGGACAGCGAAGGCCAGCCCATCGCCCCGGCGGGTTTGTATCGACTGCATACCGAAACCGGGCTGGTGCCGATTGGCCAATTGCAACCCGGCGCTTTTCAAGGGGCCGAATTGTTGGCGATGGCCGACGCGGACTGGACTGCACCGGGCGCCCTGGCTGCTGCCAAGCGTCTGATGCGCCAGGCCCTAGCCCCCCATTTAGGCGGCCGACCGTTGGTCAGTCGCGAACTGTTTATGACGCTCAAGGAGCCAAGCCGTGACTGA
- a CDS encoding SoxR reducing system RseC family protein, producing MIEEQGRVVAVESGAVWVETLRKSTCSSCSVKAGCGQGLLDQLGTNSRRGYVRALSDLQLNVGDAVIIGVREDLLVRGSLLVYLLPLLGLFAAAVLAGQAGLSEPWVILSALFGFAFACCAVRWRSRVTAGDPALQPVVLRALLGGAVAAF from the coding sequence ATGATCGAGGAGCAGGGGCGGGTCGTTGCGGTTGAGTCCGGCGCTGTCTGGGTCGAAACCCTGCGTAAAAGCACCTGCTCCAGTTGCTCTGTCAAAGCTGGCTGCGGCCAGGGTTTGCTTGATCAGCTCGGGACAAATAGTCGTCGTGGTTATGTGCGTGCATTGTCAGATCTGCAGCTGAATGTTGGCGATGCAGTCATTATCGGTGTGCGCGAAGATCTGCTGGTGCGTGGCTCGCTGCTGGTTTATCTGCTGCCGTTGCTCGGTTTGTTTGCTGCGGCTGTTCTTGCTGGGCAGGCGGGCTTGAGCGAGCCCTGGGTCATACTCAGTGCGCTGTTCGGTTTTGCCTTTGCCTGCTGCGCGGTGCGCTGGCGCAGTCGTGTCACTGCCGGTGATCCGGCGTTACAACCGGTGGTGTTGCGTGCATTGCTTGGCGGTGCCGTAGCAGCGTTTTAA
- the pdxJ gene encoding pyridoxine 5'-phosphate synthase yields the protein MTDANRILLGVNIDHVATLRQARGTRYPDPVKAALDAEEAGADGITVHLREDRRHIQERDVRLLKEVMQTRMNFEMGVTEEMLAFAESIRPEHVCLVPETRQELTTEGGLDVAGQEARIRAAVERLSKIGCEVSLFIDPDPLQIEASKRVGAPAIELHTGRYADAHTPEEAARELARIRDGVACGLQHGLIVNAGHGLHYHNVEPVAAIAGINELSIGHALVAHALFVGFKQAVVEMKALIQAAANRR from the coding sequence GTGACTGATGCCAATCGTATTCTGCTGGGTGTAAACATCGACCATGTGGCCACCCTGCGTCAGGCCCGTGGCACCCGTTATCCGGACCCGGTCAAGGCCGCGCTGGACGCCGAAGAGGCCGGGGCCGACGGTATCACCGTGCACCTGCGCGAAGACCGCCGACATATCCAGGAGCGTGATGTGCGCCTGCTCAAGGAAGTCATGCAAACGCGCATGAACTTCGAGATGGGCGTGACTGAGGAAATGCTCGCCTTTGCCGAAAGCATTCGCCCTGAACACGTCTGTCTGGTACCGGAGACGCGTCAGGAACTGACCACCGAAGGTGGCCTGGATGTGGCAGGGCAGGAGGCGCGGATTCGCGCCGCCGTGGAGCGACTAAGCAAGATTGGCTGCGAAGTGTCGCTGTTTATCGACCCGGACCCGCTGCAGATCGAAGCCTCAAAACGCGTTGGCGCACCAGCCATCGAACTGCACACCGGGCGCTATGCCGATGCGCATACGCCAGAGGAAGCGGCGCGTGAGTTGGCGCGGATTCGCGACGGCGTGGCCTGCGGTCTGCAGCACGGGTTGATCGTCAATGCCGGGCACGGCCTGCACTACCACAACGTCGAGCCAGTGGCTGCGATTGCCGGGATCAACGAGCTGAGCATTGGCCACGCCCTCGTGGCGCACGCGCTGTTTGTCGGCTTTAAACAAGCGGTGGTAGAGATGAAGGCGCTCATCCAGGCAGCGGCGAATCGCAGGTAG
- the era gene encoding GTPase Era gives MTDSPVTRCGYVAIVGRPNVGKSTLLNHILGQKLAITSRKPQTTRHNMLGIKTEGEVQAIYVDTPGLHKNNEKALNRYMNKNASSALKDVDVVIFVVDRTRWTDEDQMVLERVQYVEGPVILAINKTDRIEDKTELMPHLEWLATQLPKAEIVPVSAQHGHNLDTLEKLVGEHLPEGVHFFPEDQVTDRSSRFFAAELVREKIMRQLGAELPYQITVEIEEFKRDGRILHIHALILVERDGQKKIIIGDKGERIKRIGQEARKDMEVMFDSKVMLNLWVKVKGGWSDDERALRSLGYDNI, from the coding sequence ATGACTGATTCACCTGTTACACGCTGTGGCTATGTCGCCATCGTCGGCCGGCCCAACGTGGGCAAGTCGACGCTGCTCAACCACATTCTTGGGCAAAAGCTGGCGATCACCTCGCGCAAGCCGCAGACCACGCGACACAACATGCTCGGCATCAAGACCGAGGGTGAAGTGCAGGCGATCTATGTCGATACCCCCGGCCTGCACAAAAACAATGAAAAAGCGCTCAATCGCTACATGAACAAGAACGCCTCGTCGGCGCTGAAGGATGTCGACGTAGTGATCTTCGTGGTCGATCGCACTCGCTGGACCGATGAAGACCAGATGGTGCTTGAGCGCGTTCAATATGTTGAAGGTCCGGTAATTCTGGCGATCAACAAAACCGATCGCATCGAAGATAAGACCGAGTTGATGCCGCACCTGGAGTGGCTGGCCACCCAGTTGCCGAAGGCCGAAATCGTGCCAGTCTCCGCACAACATGGGCATAACCTCGATACTCTGGAAAAACTGGTGGGAGAGCATTTGCCGGAAGGCGTGCACTTCTTCCCGGAAGACCAGGTTACCGACCGCTCCAGCCGCTTCTTCGCTGCCGAACTGGTGCGCGAGAAAATCATGCGCCAGCTGGGTGCCGAGTTGCCGTACCAGATCACCGTGGAAATCGAGGAGTTCAAGCGCGATGGGCGCATCCTGCATATCCACGCCCTGATCCTAGTCGAGCGTGATGGCCAGAAGAAAATCATAATCGGCGACAAGGGTGAGCGGATCAAACGCATCGGCCAGGAAGCACGCAAGGACATGGAGGTGATGTTCGACTCCAAGGTCATGCTCAACCTCTGGGTCAAGGTCAAGGGTGGCTGGTCCGATGACGAGCGCGCCCTGCGCTCCCTGGGTTACGACAACATCTGA
- a CDS encoding DegQ family serine endoprotease, whose product MGQALFAQASLPDFTELVEQASPAVVNISTRQKMPDRAVAGSGQLNVPDLEGLPPMFREFFERNIPQMPRAPGGGRQREAQSLGSGFIISADGYVLTNNHVIADADEIIVRLSDRSELEAKLVGTDPRSDVALLKVEGAGLPIVKLGKSEELKVGEWVLAIGSPFGFDHSVTAGIVSAKGRSLPNESYVPFIQTDVAINPGNSGGPLFNLAGEVVGINSQIFTRSGGFMGLSFAIPMSVAMDVADQLKAEGKVSRGWLGVVIQEVNKDLAESFGLDKPAGALVVQVLEEGPAAKGGLQVGDVILSLDGKPIIMSADLPHLVGALKPGTSAELDVVRDGARKKLKLSIGALPEDGEALAGTVAPGVGRSSNRLGVKVVELTAEQKKSLDLKGGVVISEVQDGPAALIGLRPGDVITHLNNQAINSAKTFTEVVQALPKNRSVSMRVLRQGRASFITFKLAD is encoded by the coding sequence ATGGGGCAAGCGTTGTTTGCTCAGGCGAGCCTGCCGGACTTTACCGAGCTGGTTGAGCAGGCGTCGCCTGCGGTCGTCAATATCAGTACCCGGCAGAAAATGCCGGATCGCGCGGTTGCTGGCAGTGGTCAGCTCAATGTGCCTGACCTGGAAGGTCTGCCGCCGATGTTTCGCGAGTTCTTCGAGCGCAATATTCCGCAGATGCCACGTGCGCCTGGCGGTGGTCGTCAGCGTGAAGCTCAGTCGCTGGGCTCGGGCTTTATCATTTCCGCTGATGGTTACGTGCTGACCAATAACCATGTGATTGCTGATGCCGATGAGATCATCGTGCGCCTGTCAGATCGCAGTGAGTTGGAAGCCAAGCTGGTCGGCACTGACCCGCGTAGCGATGTTGCGCTGCTTAAAGTTGAGGGTGCTGGCTTGCCAATCGTCAAGTTGGGCAAGTCAGAAGAGTTAAAGGTCGGCGAGTGGGTGTTGGCGATTGGTTCGCCGTTCGGCTTCGATCACTCGGTGACCGCCGGGATCGTTAGCGCCAAAGGCCGTAGTTTGCCAAACGAGAGCTATGTGCCGTTTATCCAGACAGATGTGGCGATCAATCCGGGTAACTCTGGCGGCCCACTGTTCAACCTGGCCGGTGAAGTGGTCGGTATCAACTCGCAGATTTTCACCCGCTCCGGTGGATTTATGGGGTTGTCGTTCGCTATTCCCATGAGTGTAGCGATGGATGTGGCCGACCAGCTCAAGGCTGAGGGCAAGGTCAGTCGTGGCTGGCTGGGTGTGGTGATTCAGGAAGTGAACAAGGATCTGGCCGAGTCGTTCGGTCTGGATAAGCCGGCTGGTGCGCTGGTGGTGCAGGTGCTGGAAGAGGGGCCTGCTGCCAAAGGCGGCTTGCAGGTAGGTGATGTGATTCTCAGTCTGGATGGTAAGCCGATCATCATGTCTGCTGATCTGCCGCATTTGGTCGGTGCGCTGAAGCCAGGTACCAGTGCCGAACTGGATGTGGTGCGCGATGGTGCACGCAAGAAGCTGAAGCTGAGCATTGGTGCGCTGCCTGAAGATGGCGAGGCACTGGCTGGTACTGTCGCGCCTGGGGTTGGACGCAGTAGCAACCGTCTTGGGGTTAAGGTGGTTGAGTTGACTGCCGAGCAGAAGAAGAGTCTTGATCTTAAGGGTGGGGTCGTGATCTCCGAAGTGCAGGATGGTCCGGCTGCGCTGATTGGTTTGCGTCCGGGTGATGTAATCACTCATCTGAACAATCAGGCGATCAACTCGGCTAAGACCTTTACCGAGGTGGTGCAGGCGCTGCCGAAGAATCGGTCGGTGTCGATGCGTGTACTGCGTCAGGGGCGCGCCAGCTTTATTACCTTCAAGCTGGCCGATTGA
- the lepA gene encoding translation elongation factor 4, with product MSDLSHIRNFSIIAHIDHGKSTLADRFIQMCGGLADREMEAQVLDSMDLERERGITIKAHSVTLYYKSKDGITYQLNFIDTPGHVDFTYEVSRSLAACEGALLVVDAGQGVEAQSVANCYTAIEQGLEVMPVLNKIDLPQAEPDRVKEEIEKIIGIDATDAVTCSAKTGLGVDEVLERLVHTIPAPTGDIDAPLQALIIDSWFDNYLGVVSLVRVRHGRIKKGDKVLVKSTGKTHLVDSVGVFNPKHTATADLKAGEVGFIIASIKDIHGAPVGDTLTLAATPDVEVLPGFKRIQPQVYAGLFPVSSDDFEDFRDALQKLTLNDSSLQYSPESSDALGFGFRCGFLGMLHMEIIQERLEREYNLDLITTAPSVIFEVALKSGETIYVDNPSKLPDVSSVEDFREPIVQATILVPQEHLGNVITLCIEKRGVQRDMQFLGSQVQVRYDLPMNEVVLDFFDRLKSTSRGYASLDYHFDRYQSANLVKLDVLINGDKVDALALIVHKDNAHYKGRQLTEKMKELIPRQMFDVAIQAAIGGQIVARTTVKALRKNVLAKCYGGDVSRKRKLLEKQKAGKKRMKQVGNVEIPQEAFLAVLKLDS from the coding sequence GTGAGTGATTTGAGTCATATCCGCAATTTCTCCATCATCGCCCACATTGACCACGGCAAGTCGACCTTGGCCGACCGGTTTATCCAGATGTGTGGCGGCTTGGCCGACCGTGAAATGGAAGCCCAGGTACTGGATTCCATGGATTTGGAGCGTGAGCGCGGGATCACCATCAAGGCGCACAGCGTTACCCTGTATTACAAGTCTAAAGACGGCATCACCTATCAGCTGAACTTCATTGATACCCCCGGTCACGTAGACTTCACCTATGAGGTCAGTCGCTCCCTGGCAGCCTGCGAAGGCGCGCTGCTGGTGGTCGATGCCGGTCAAGGTGTGGAAGCGCAGTCTGTTGCCAATTGCTACACCGCCATCGAGCAGGGCCTTGAGGTCATGCCGGTGCTGAACAAGATCGATTTGCCTCAGGCTGAACCCGACCGGGTCAAAGAAGAGATCGAAAAGATCATCGGTATTGATGCAACCGACGCTGTGACCTGCAGCGCCAAGACCGGCCTGGGTGTGGATGAGGTGCTTGAGCGGTTGGTGCACACGATCCCGGCACCGACCGGCGATATCGATGCGCCATTGCAGGCTCTGATCATCGACTCCTGGTTCGACAACTATCTGGGTGTGGTCTCCTTGGTGCGTGTGCGCCATGGCCGGATCAAGAAAGGTGACAAGGTGCTGGTGAAGTCCACTGGCAAGACGCACTTGGTGGACAGCGTCGGGGTTTTCAACCCCAAGCATACGGCCACCGCCGATCTAAAAGCCGGCGAAGTGGGCTTTATCATCGCCAGCATCAAGGATATTCACGGCGCGCCGGTGGGCGATACCCTGACCTTGGCGGCCACCCCTGATGTGGAAGTGCTGCCGGGCTTCAAGCGCATCCAGCCGCAGGTCTACGCCGGCCTGTTCCCGGTCAGCTCGGATGATTTCGAGGACTTCCGCGATGCCCTGCAGAAACTCACGCTGAACGACTCGTCGCTGCAATATTCACCGGAAAGTTCCGATGCCCTGGGCTTTGGCTTTCGTTGCGGCTTCCTCGGCATGCTGCACATGGAGATCATTCAGGAGCGCTTGGAGCGCGAATACAACCTGGACCTGATCACCACGGCGCCAAGTGTAATCTTCGAAGTGGCGCTGAAGAGCGGCGAGACGATCTACGTCGATAACCCGTCCAAACTTCCGGATGTCTCGTCGGTAGAAGACTTTCGCGAGCCGATCGTGCAGGCCACTATTCTGGTGCCGCAGGAGCATCTGGGTAACGTGATTACCCTGTGTATCGAAAAACGCGGTGTGCAGCGTGATATGCAGTTCCTTGGTTCTCAGGTTCAGGTGCGCTATGACCTGCCGATGAACGAAGTGGTGCTCGACTTCTTTGACCGCCTGAAATCCACCAGCCGTGGTTATGCCTCGCTGGACTACCATTTTGATCGCTACCAGTCGGCCAATCTGGTCAAGTTGGATGTGTTGATCAACGGTGACAAGGTCGATGCGTTGGCGCTGATCGTGCACAAGGACAATGCTCACTACAAAGGCCGGCAGCTGACTGAGAAAATGAAAGAGCTGATTCCACGGCAGATGTTTGACGTGGCTATTCAGGCTGCAATTGGTGGGCAGATCGTTGCGCGGACTACGGTCAAGGCGCTGCGCAAGAACGTATTGGCCAAATGCTACGGTGGTGATGTCAGTCGTAAGCGCAAGCTGCTGGAAAAGCAGAAGGCCGGTAAGAAACGCATGAAGCAGGTTGGTAACGTGGAAATTCCACAGGAAGCCTTTCTCGCTGTGCTCAAGTTGGATAGTTAA
- the rpoE gene encoding RNA polymerase sigma factor RpoE: protein MLTQEDDQQLVERVQRGDKRAFDLLVLKYQHKILGLIVRFVHDTHEAQDVAQEAFVKAYRALGNFRGDSAFYTWLYRIAINTAKNYLVSRGRRPPGSDVSAEDAEFYDGDHALKDIESPERALLRDEIEATVHRSIELLPEDLRTALTLREFDGLSYEDIASVMQCPVGTVRSRIFRAREAIDRTLQPLLQET from the coding sequence ATGCTAACCCAGGAAGATGATCAGCAACTGGTCGAGCGCGTACAGCGTGGCGACAAGCGTGCATTTGATCTATTGGTGCTCAAGTATCAGCACAAGATTCTCGGGTTGATCGTGCGTTTTGTGCATGACACCCATGAGGCACAGGATGTGGCGCAGGAAGCCTTCGTCAAGGCATATCGGGCGTTGGGTAATTTTCGTGGGGATAGTGCGTTCTACACTTGGCTGTATCGCATTGCCATCAACACGGCGAAGAACTACCTGGTGTCGCGTGGTCGGCGCCCACCAGGCAGTGATGTAAGTGCTGAGGATGCCGAGTTCTATGATGGCGATCATGCCCTCAAAGACATCGAATCGCCGGAGCGCGCCCTGTTGCGCGACGAGATCGAGGCCACCGTGCACCGCAGCATCGAGCTGTTGCCGGAAGATTTACGTACAGCGCTAACCTTGCGTGAATTTGATGGTCTGAGTTACGAGGACATTGCCAGCGTCATGCAGTGTCCAGTCGGCACCGTGCGTTCGCGAATTTTCCGGGCGCGTGAGGCTATTGATCGAACCCTGCAGCCGTTGCTGCAGGAAACCTGA
- a CDS encoding MucB/RseB C-terminal domain-containing protein has product MRFIPLGVLLLGSWLALPAIADEGRALLQRLADAERTQSFQGTFVYERNGSFSTHSIWHRVGEGGALRERLLQLDGSAQEVLRVDGQVQCASGALADQLIDSQLWPARALNAEQLSEWYELRVLGKSRVAGRATNVLALVPRDQHRYGIELHLDQQTGLPLKSLLVNDKGQLLERFQFTQLQTEVPAGSNLEPGAGCRPVRLSPALMDAVEAWRSDWLPPGFSLNSVTQRRSPASDEPVACQVYGDGLARFSVFMEPLRGAAVEDVRTQLGPTVAVSRRLKTDDGDVMVTVVGEIPLGTAERVALSMRSAAEVEQ; this is encoded by the coding sequence ATGCGCTTTATTCCTTTAGGCGTTCTGTTGCTGGGCAGTTGGCTGGCGCTGCCGGCAATTGCCGATGAAGGTCGTGCCTTGCTGCAGCGTTTGGCAGATGCCGAACGCACACAGAGTTTTCAGGGCACCTTTGTTTACGAGCGCAATGGTAGTTTTTCGACACACAGCATCTGGCACCGTGTCGGTGAGGGTGGTGCCTTGCGTGAGCGCTTGTTGCAGCTGGATGGCTCCGCGCAGGAAGTGTTGCGTGTCGACGGTCAGGTGCAATGCGCAAGTGGTGCATTGGCTGACCAATTGATCGACAGCCAGCTGTGGCCCGCCCGGGCGCTGAATGCCGAGCAGTTGAGTGAGTGGTATGAGCTGCGTGTGCTCGGCAAGTCCCGCGTGGCGGGGCGGGCTACCAATGTGCTGGCCCTGGTGCCGCGCGATCAGCATCGCTATGGCATTGAGCTGCACCTTGATCAGCAAACGGGCTTGCCGCTCAAGTCCTTGCTGGTCAATGACAAGGGGCAGTTACTTGAGCGCTTCCAGTTTACCCAGCTGCAAACCGAAGTACCTGCAGGCTCTAACCTTGAACCTGGCGCAGGTTGCCGTCCGGTGCGTTTGTCTCCTGCTCTGATGGATGCAGTCGAAGCCTGGCGTTCTGACTGGTTGCCGCCAGGCTTTAGCCTGAATTCGGTTACCCAACGCCGCAGCCCGGCATCGGACGAGCCAGTCGCCTGTCAGGTGTATGGCGATGGCCTGGCGCGCTTTTCCGTCTTCATGGAGCCTCTGCGTGGCGCCGCCGTTGAGGATGTCCGTACCCAGCTGGGCCCCACTGTAGCGGTTTCGCGCAGACTGAAGACTGATGATGGCGACGTCATGGTCACCGTGGTCGGCGAAATACCCTTGGGCACAGCTGAGCGAGTGGCCTTGTCGATGCGTTCAGCGGCCGAGGTGGAGCAATGA
- a CDS encoding DUF4845 domain-containing protein, whose product MKSVHSQKGMSILSWLMVLAVVAFLASAAFKVLPHYFDYMSLEKMITSVETDKAADVRSINDFYSHISKGMQVNSIRDFNMQDAIKVKVENNEFRVHLKYEKREPLIENIDLVVRFDKEFRVRMP is encoded by the coding sequence ATGAAATCTGTGCATTCGCAAAAGGGAATGTCGATTCTTAGTTGGTTGATGGTGTTGGCGGTAGTCGCTTTTTTAGCCAGTGCGGCGTTCAAGGTTTTGCCGCATTACTTCGACTATATGTCGCTGGAGAAAATGATTACTTCGGTTGAGACCGATAAAGCAGCTGATGTTCGCAGCATTAACGACTTTTATAGCCATATCAGCAAGGGCATGCAGGTCAACAGCATTCGCGATTTCAATATGCAAGACGCGATTAAAGTAAAAGTCGAAAACAACGAATTTCGCGTGCACCTGAAATATGAGAAGCGCGAACCATTGATCGAAAATATCGATCTTGTAGTGCGCTTCGATAAAGAATTCCGCGTGCGTATGCCGTGA
- a CDS encoding sigma-E factor negative regulatory protein — MSRETLQESLSAVMDNQADELELRRVLAASDDPELRATWSRYQIARAVMHKELLEPRLDIAAAVSAALADDVAPVVQQVQRGPWRTVGRLAVAASVTVAVLAGVRFYNQDDITGAQLAQQSSQPVLNIPQVSGPAMLAGFNASEEQPAPAASAVGQGQPGWHEQRLPAYLRQHAQQAAMSTSEGALPYARAASLEAR, encoded by the coding sequence ATGAGTCGTGAAACCCTGCAGGAATCGCTGTCCGCGGTGATGGATAACCAAGCGGATGAACTTGAATTAAGGCGAGTGCTGGCGGCCAGTGATGACCCTGAGTTGCGTGCAACCTGGTCGCGTTACCAGATTGCTCGGGCGGTTATGCACAAAGAGCTGCTTGAGCCGCGTCTGGATATTGCTGCTGCTGTATCCGCAGCCCTTGCTGATGATGTTGCTCCGGTTGTGCAACAAGTACAGCGCGGCCCTTGGCGCACCGTAGGTCGCCTGGCTGTTGCAGCTTCGGTTACCGTGGCAGTGCTGGCGGGTGTGCGTTTTTACAACCAGGACGACATCACCGGTGCCCAGTTGGCGCAGCAATCCAGTCAGCCAGTGTTGAATATCCCTCAGGTTAGTGGGCCGGCCATGCTGGCCGGCTTCAATGCATCCGAGGAACAACCGGCTCCTGCGGCCAGCGCTGTGGGGCAGGGGCAGCCTGGCTGGCATGAGCAGCGTCTGCCTGCTTATCTGCGCCAGCATGCGCAGCAGGCAGCCATGAGTACGAGCGAAGGTGCGCTGCCTTACGCGCGTGCAGCCAGTTTGGAAGCCCGTTAA
- the rnc gene encoding ribonuclease III produces the protein MSASLARLERQLGYTFKDQELMILALTHRSFAGRNNERLEFLGDAILNFVAGEALFQRFPLAREGQLSRLRARLVKGETLAILARGFDLGEYLRLGSGELKSGGFRRESILADALEALIGAIYLDAGMDAARERVLAWLTTELDSLTLVDTNKDPKTRLQEFLQSRGCELPRYEVVDIQGEPHCRTFVVECQVTLLNDKTLGQGASRRIAEQVAAAAALIALGVENGND, from the coding sequence GTGAGTGCGTCGTTAGCCCGTCTCGAGCGGCAGCTCGGTTATACCTTCAAGGACCAGGAACTGATGATCCTGGCCCTTACCCATCGCAGTTTCGCCGGGCGCAATAACGAGCGTCTGGAGTTTCTCGGTGACGCCATTCTCAACTTTGTCGCTGGTGAGGCGCTGTTTCAGCGCTTTCCGCTGGCTCGCGAAGGGCAGCTGTCACGTTTGCGCGCGCGCTTGGTCAAGGGTGAGACTCTCGCCATTCTGGCCCGTGGTTTCGATCTGGGTGAGTACCTGCGCCTCGGGTCTGGTGAGCTGAAAAGTGGTGGTTTCCGCCGTGAGTCGATTCTCGCCGATGCCCTGGAAGCGCTGATCGGTGCCATCTATCTTGATGCTGGGATGGATGCGGCTCGCGAGCGTGTGTTGGCCTGGTTGACCACTGAGCTGGACAGCCTGACCCTGGTCGATACCAACAAGGATCCGAAAACCCGTCTGCAGGAGTTTCTGCAGTCGCGTGGCTGTGAACTGCCACGTTATGAAGTGGTGGATATCCAGGGTGAGCCGCACTGCCGGACATTCGTGGTCGAATGTCAGGTCACTCTACTTAATGATAAAACCCTGGGGCAGGGTGCCAGTCGGCGTATCGCCGAGCAGGTGGCGGCCGCTGCCGCGCTGATCGCCCTGGGTGTGGAGAATGGCAATGACTGA